One segment of Leptospirillum ferrooxidans C2-3 DNA contains the following:
- the hrcA gene encoding heat-inducible transcriptional repressor HrcA, with product MDERSWEVLNATVVGYIRNASPIGSRAVNRQFGLNYSPATIRNVMADLEETGYLMHPHTSAGRVPTPKGFRYFVDNTRFPGLESESVDQLAHLLDAVLADTASPDLLSVLSTVINLVSRMTRSTGILLGTGTNLEECLLSLDLVQISPRHVLMVVITESGSLLKKTLLIPENVDIQEVISMGQELSRRARHKTLLQVRSEIVSELEALGRSLLDVFTQLTSLSPEPDVRVFCTSYFAEVPEFKNANTLREIMEVFEEQSALYRIFEELLTEDQMALRIGNEIPVRALEPCTLISIPLRNGNVWLGSIGLVGPIRMQYDQVIPIMMYLSDRLNLWIEEVMPPTSHINS from the coding sequence ATGGATGAAAGAAGTTGGGAAGTTTTAAATGCGACGGTGGTGGGGTATATTAGGAATGCCAGTCCGATTGGTTCCCGGGCGGTCAACCGGCAGTTCGGGCTGAACTATTCCCCGGCCACGATCAGAAATGTCATGGCGGATCTTGAGGAAACGGGTTATCTGATGCACCCGCATACCTCTGCAGGAAGGGTTCCGACCCCAAAGGGTTTTCGGTATTTTGTGGACAACACCCGATTCCCGGGGCTCGAGTCCGAGTCGGTGGATCAACTGGCGCATCTTCTTGATGCGGTTCTTGCGGATACGGCATCGCCGGATTTGCTCTCCGTCCTGTCAACAGTCATCAATCTGGTCAGTAGGATGACTCGATCCACGGGGATTCTCCTGGGAACCGGGACAAATCTTGAGGAGTGCCTTCTCTCTCTCGATCTTGTCCAGATTTCTCCACGGCATGTCCTGATGGTTGTGATAACCGAATCAGGTTCGTTGTTGAAAAAGACGCTTTTGATCCCGGAAAATGTGGATATCCAGGAAGTCATCTCCATGGGGCAGGAGCTCAGCCGGAGAGCCCGTCACAAGACGCTGCTTCAGGTTCGGAGCGAGATCGTGTCGGAGCTTGAGGCGCTGGGAAGGTCGTTGCTGGATGTTTTTACCCAGTTGACATCGCTTTCCCCCGAGCCCGATGTCAGGGTGTTTTGCACCTCTTATTTTGCAGAAGTTCCCGAGTTCAAGAATGCAAATACCTTACGGGAGATCATGGAGGTCTTCGAGGAACAGTCCGCTCTCTACAGGATTTTTGAAGAGCTGCTCACGGAAGACCAGATGGCTCTGAGGATTGGAAACGAAATACCGGTGAGGGCTCTGGAGCCGTGTACCCTGATCTCCATTCCTCTTCGTAACGGGAATGTCTGGCTTGGCTCGATCGGCCTGGTCGGGCCAATCCGGATGCAGTATGACCAGGTTATTCCCATCATGATGTATTTGTCCGATCGTCTGAACTTATGGATTGAAGAGGTGATGCCTCCGACTTCGCACATCAATTCGTAG
- a CDS encoding DHA2 family efflux MFS transporter permease subunit, which translates to MTETPVATAAHEGDLGYPMRERILVTVCAIGATLIETVDSTVVNVGLPKMMGGLDATVDEVAWIITAYSIGNILMIPMTRFFADKIGRKVYFTGSVFFFTIFSFFCAQSTSMPELVIFRMLQGVSGAAFFATSQALLIEAYPSRLVGLANALFAIGISLGPAVGPVIGGYIAYHLSWPWMFYINVPIGIVLTALSYKVIRNSPFTNHEETADVWGILLLALGIPALQIFLENGQEFAWFDSPLIRASFWIAVISLPLFIVRQFMAKHPLIDLRVLKNRSLAAGCFGLFFLGIVYFGTLFTVPLMGQILLGWNPYKMGVVLLPGILSFTFTAMFVGGAMGKAPLLPIMFAGMGILLLSLHGLSSLSIQIGPDAVFWPLIERGIGLACLFPPIMTLAMSTLSREKVSSGAALVSMMGQIGGTVGIAFMTTMLERFEQQHRSDLSAHLSNSAPFFEQHSQMLNSLFIAHGVSPQAAGPLSFALMNQTLDAQAMMLSFGNLYLLTSISCLLLLFAIFGFERSAISHPQKATVAD; encoded by the coding sequence ATGACGGAGACTCCTGTCGCCACGGCTGCCCATGAGGGTGATCTGGGCTATCCGATGCGGGAAAGGATCCTTGTCACTGTCTGTGCCATCGGAGCCACACTGATCGAAACGGTCGACTCGACGGTTGTCAACGTCGGTCTTCCGAAGATGATGGGCGGGCTTGATGCCACTGTCGATGAGGTTGCCTGGATCATTACCGCTTATTCGATCGGCAATATCCTGATGATCCCCATGACCCGTTTTTTTGCCGATAAAATTGGCAGAAAAGTCTATTTTACGGGGTCGGTGTTTTTTTTCACCATTTTTTCCTTTTTCTGCGCACAGTCGACATCCATGCCGGAACTCGTGATCTTCAGGATGTTGCAGGGGGTGAGCGGAGCGGCTTTTTTTGCGACAAGCCAGGCTCTTTTGATTGAAGCGTATCCTTCAAGACTTGTTGGTCTGGCCAATGCGCTTTTTGCGATCGGCATCAGCCTTGGCCCTGCGGTAGGTCCTGTGATCGGCGGATATATCGCCTATCATCTCAGCTGGCCGTGGATGTTTTACATCAATGTGCCGATCGGGATCGTCCTGACCGCATTGTCCTACAAGGTGATCAGGAACTCTCCGTTTACCAATCACGAAGAGACCGCTGATGTCTGGGGGATCCTTCTTCTCGCCCTCGGCATTCCTGCCCTCCAGATCTTTCTGGAAAATGGCCAGGAGTTTGCCTGGTTCGATTCTCCGCTGATACGGGCCAGCTTCTGGATCGCTGTGATCAGTCTCCCGCTTTTTATCGTTCGGCAGTTTATGGCGAAGCATCCCCTCATCGATCTCAGGGTTCTGAAAAACAGATCTCTTGCGGCAGGCTGTTTCGGTCTGTTTTTTCTGGGGATTGTGTATTTCGGAACGCTGTTTACCGTTCCTCTGATGGGACAGATCCTTCTCGGCTGGAACCCCTATAAAATGGGGGTTGTCCTTCTTCCGGGTATCCTTTCCTTTACCTTTACCGCCATGTTTGTCGGTGGAGCGATGGGAAAGGCTCCTCTTTTACCCATCATGTTTGCCGGGATGGGCATTCTTCTTCTTTCCCTTCATGGACTCTCTTCCCTTTCGATCCAGATCGGCCCCGATGCGGTTTTCTGGCCCCTGATCGAAAGAGGGATCGGACTTGCCTGCCTCTTCCCGCCGATCATGACCTTGGCCATGTCGACTCTCTCCAGGGAGAAGGTCTCTTCAGGTGCAGCGTTGGTCAGTATGATGGGCCAGATCGGGGGAACGGTCGGCATTGCCTTCATGACGACGATGCTTGAGCGGTTCGAACAGCAACATCGGAGTGACCTTTCGGCACACCTCTCGAATTCCGCTCCCTTTTTTGAGCAACACTCCCAGATGCTGAACTCACTCTTTATCGCCCATGGTGTCTCGCCCCAGGCGGCGGGTCCATTGTCCTTTGCCCTTATGAACCAGACTCTTGATGCCCAGGCGATGATGCTCTCTTTTGGGAATCTCTACCTTTTGACCTCCATCTCCTGTCTGCTGCTTCTGTTCGCAATCTTCGGCTTTGAGCGCTCCGCGATTTCCCATCCGCAAAAAGCGACGGTGGCCGATTAG
- a CDS encoding HlyD family secretion protein, with protein MNKHYLKFLAGGTFILALVLMGLWWVRDRERNVSTTDAFMTARPHMVTTRIPGVVTKIYVHDNQIVHPGDLLLELDPKDVLARLDVERADLVSVTRKIPLDVSQMRIAEQNLLKAQSDRDRGVVLSRGGYATEEDLEHLDVALRIAHHELSKAKKQISLDRAMVKKMQAALAADLLNKHYLKIVSDVSGRFTNRTASLGMYVSPGLSLATIIPFHTWVIANMKETRITHMKVGDPVTIHVDAYPDRVFKGKVESIQQATGAIMALLPPENATGNFTKVVQRVPVRIALLPDSDPDHLLIPGLSVVPTVHVDPSYHPAFGH; from the coding sequence TTGAACAAGCATTACTTGAAGTTTCTGGCAGGCGGTACTTTCATTTTGGCACTTGTCCTGATGGGACTATGGTGGGTCAGGGACCGTGAACGAAATGTTTCCACGACGGATGCCTTTATGACTGCCCGTCCCCATATGGTGACAACACGTATCCCTGGTGTTGTCACCAAAATCTATGTTCATGACAATCAGATCGTCCATCCGGGAGACCTTCTCCTGGAGCTTGATCCCAAAGATGTTCTTGCCCGCCTTGATGTTGAACGGGCGGACCTTGTTTCTGTGACCAGAAAGATCCCCCTTGATGTCAGCCAGATGCGGATTGCCGAACAGAATCTTTTAAAGGCACAATCGGACAGGGACAGGGGAGTGGTCCTTTCCAGGGGAGGATATGCGACGGAGGAGGATCTGGAGCATCTGGACGTTGCCCTGAGGATTGCCCATCACGAGCTATCAAAGGCCAAAAAACAAATTTCCCTTGACCGGGCGATGGTGAAGAAAATGCAGGCTGCCCTGGCAGCCGACTTGCTGAACAAGCACTATCTCAAGATTGTCTCTGATGTTTCCGGGCGATTCACCAACCGGACGGCAAGTCTTGGTATGTATGTCTCTCCCGGACTGTCCCTTGCAACGATCATTCCGTTTCACACCTGGGTGATTGCGAACATGAAGGAGACCAGAATCACGCACATGAAGGTCGGTGATCCTGTCACGATTCATGTGGATGCCTATCCTGACCGGGTCTTCAAGGGGAAAGTCGAGAGTATCCAGCAGGCGACAGGTGCGATCATGGCCCTTTTGCCCCCCGAAAATGCCACCGGAAACTTTACAAAGGTTGTTCAGAGGGTTCCTGTGCGCATTGCCCTTTTGCCGGACTCGGATCCGGACCACCTTCTCATTCCTGGTCTTTCGGTTGTTCCCACAGTCCATGTTGACCCTTCCTACCATCCGGCTTTTGGCCATTAG